A genomic segment from Paraburkholderia hayleyella encodes:
- a CDS encoding CobW family GTP-binding protein codes for MIPVTILTGFLGSGKTTLLKRILSEKHGMKIAVIENEFGEENIDNEILVQDTNEQIIQMSNGCICCTIRGDLARVLGDLAEKKRAGELDFERVVIETTGLANPGPVAQTFFMDNEIADAFLLDAIITLVDAKHANQQLDEHEVVQRQIGFADRLFITKADLVDEPTLSGLRHRLMHMNPKAAIRTVNFGEVDLKEIFDLRGFNLNAKLEIDPAFLAEDDHAHHDHGHDHDHDHDHASCGHDHGDHTDCGHDAHHHHVHHDDKIKSFVFRSDRPFDPNKLEDFLGGILQIYGERLLRYKGVLAMKGVDRKVVFQGVHQMMGSDLASKWQPIEKKSSKMVFIGIDLPQDLITDGLNACLV; via the coding sequence ATGATTCCAGTTACCATCCTGACCGGCTTTCTCGGTAGCGGTAAAACCACACTGCTCAAGCGCATCCTGAGCGAGAAGCACGGCATGAAAATCGCCGTCATCGAGAATGAATTCGGCGAAGAGAACATCGACAACGAAATTCTCGTGCAAGACACCAATGAGCAAATCATCCAGATGAGCAACGGCTGTATTTGCTGCACGATTCGCGGCGATCTGGCCCGTGTGCTGGGCGATCTGGCTGAGAAAAAGCGCGCGGGCGAGCTGGATTTCGAGCGTGTCGTGATCGAAACCACGGGCCTGGCCAATCCTGGCCCGGTGGCGCAGACGTTTTTCATGGATAACGAAATCGCTGACGCTTTTTTGCTCGACGCCATCATCACTCTGGTGGACGCGAAGCATGCGAACCAGCAGCTTGATGAACACGAGGTCGTGCAGCGCCAGATAGGCTTTGCCGATCGGCTGTTCATCACGAAGGCGGACCTGGTGGACGAACCGACGTTATCGGGCCTGCGTCACCGCCTGATGCACATGAACCCGAAGGCCGCTATCCGGACAGTGAATTTCGGCGAAGTCGACCTCAAGGAAATTTTTGATCTGCGAGGGTTTAATCTCAACGCCAAGCTGGAAATCGACCCGGCGTTTCTTGCCGAGGATGATCACGCGCATCATGACCACGGCCATGACCATGACCATGACCACGATCATGCCAGTTGCGGCCATGACCACGGTGATCACACTGATTGCGGTCATGACGCTCATCATCACCATGTGCATCACGACGACAAGATCAAATCGTTTGTCTTTCGCAGTGACCGGCCATTCGATCCGAACAAGCTGGAAGATTTTCTGGGCGGTATCTTGCAAATTTATGGTGAGCGGCTGTTGCGCTACAAAGGCGTGCTTGCGATGAAAGGCGTTGACCGCAAGGTGGTGTTCCAGGGCGTGCATCAGATGATGGGCAGCGATCTGGCATCCAAATGGCAACCCATTGAGAAAAAATCCAGCAAGATGGTTTTTATCGGTATCGACCTGCCGCAAGACCTGATTACCGACGGACTAAATGCCTGCCTTGTCTGA
- a CDS encoding class I SAM-dependent rRNA methyltransferase — translation MNIVTLKPSKEKSLLRRHPWIYENAIERVEGKPASGATVLVRAHDGRFLARAAWSPQSQIRARVWSFDETEPVDHAFFKRRIQRALAHRQAMVHDTDALPQGLPSVVPQGLPSVVRLVFGEADGLPGLIVDYYTAVMAPHYGQLVCQFMAAGVEAWKGAIVAALVAVTGCPNVYERSDVAIRAKEGLEQTTGVLAGEMPPETLIVSENGVRYHVDVLHGHKTGFYVDQRDNRALVRQMAAGRDVLNCFCYTGGFSLAALAGGARRVVSVDSSGEALALAARNVSANGFDEARATWLDADAFKMLRHLHDEGERFDLVVLDPPKFAPSREHVDRAARAYKDINLTGLRLLRPGGLLFTYSCSGAIDAALFQKIVAGAAADARVDTRILKRLGAGVDHPLLSAFPEGEYLKGLLLQVV, via the coding sequence ATGAATATCGTCACGCTGAAACCATCGAAAGAAAAATCGCTGTTACGCCGCCATCCATGGATTTACGAAAACGCGATCGAGCGAGTGGAAGGTAAACCGGCCTCTGGCGCGACGGTGCTGGTGCGTGCGCATGATGGCCGTTTTCTGGCACGCGCGGCATGGAGCCCGCAGTCACAGATTCGCGCGCGAGTGTGGAGTTTCGACGAAACCGAACCGGTCGATCATGCGTTTTTCAAGCGACGTATCCAGCGCGCGCTGGCGCATCGCCAGGCGATGGTGCATGACACGGATGCGTTGCCACAGGGACTTCCTTCGGTCGTCCCACAGGGACTCCCTTCGGTCGTGCGTCTGGTTTTTGGCGAGGCCGACGGCTTGCCAGGCCTGATCGTCGATTACTACACCGCCGTCATGGCGCCACACTACGGCCAACTGGTCTGCCAGTTCATGGCGGCCGGCGTCGAGGCGTGGAAAGGCGCCATTGTGGCGGCGCTGGTGGCCGTGACGGGCTGCCCGAATGTCTATGAACGCTCCGATGTGGCGATTCGCGCGAAAGAAGGGCTGGAGCAAACCACTGGGGTACTGGCGGGCGAGATGCCCCCTGAGACGCTCATCGTTAGCGAAAACGGTGTGCGGTATCACGTCGACGTGTTGCATGGCCACAAGACCGGGTTTTATGTGGATCAACGCGATAATCGGGCGTTGGTGCGGCAGATGGCCGCTGGGCGTGACGTGCTGAACTGCTTTTGCTATACCGGTGGTTTCTCGCTGGCCGCGCTCGCGGGCGGGGCCCGGCGGGTGGTGTCGGTGGATTCATCGGGCGAGGCGCTGGCGTTAGCCGCGCGCAACGTGAGCGCGAATGGCTTTGATGAGGCGCGCGCGACCTGGCTCGATGCCGACGCCTTCAAAATGCTGCGCCACCTGCACGATGAAGGTGAGCGCTTCGACCTGGTCGTTCTGGACCCGCCGAAATTCGCACCCTCGCGCGAGCATGTGGACCGGGCCGCACGCGCGTACAAGGACATCAATCTGACCGGTTTGCGGCTGTTGCGTCCGGGCGGGCTGCTGTTTACTTACTCGTGTTCGGGGGCGATTGATGCCGCGCTGTTCCAGAAGATCGTGGCGGGCGCGGCGGCCGATGCCCGTGTGGATACCCGCATCCTGAAGCGACTCGGAGCGGGGGTGGACCATCCGCTGCTGAGCGCTTTTCCGGAAGGCGAGTACCTGAAAGGCTTATTGCTGCAAGTTGTATGA
- a CDS encoding tyrosine recombinase XerC, which translates to MTDAEQIAAYLSLLEHERRLSAHTLRSYTHELEELKRLAANRPLVSLSASDIRGAVVRAHGAGLSARALAHRLSAWRAFYRWFATRVALPSNPVGAVRAPKQLKPLPKALAVDDAHTLMEAPVMPGAVGLRDHAILELFYSSGLRLAELTALDVQYADHDGYRSSSWLNLEAAEVKVLGKGRRERIVPVGAKALDALRAWLVARPQLLRDDPDPLFLSTRGKRMPMNSVRDRVKLAALVAGIPANVHPHVLRHSFATHMLQSSGDLRAVQELLGHSSIASTQVYTALDFQHLARVYDAAHPRAKKRD; encoded by the coding sequence GTGACTGACGCCGAGCAGATTGCCGCTTACCTGTCGCTTCTTGAGCACGAGCGGCGGCTGTCGGCGCACACCCTGCGCAGCTATACCCACGAACTCGAAGAACTCAAGCGGCTGGCTGCGAACCGTCCGCTTGTCAGCCTGAGCGCAAGTGATATTCGCGGTGCGGTGGTACGCGCCCATGGCGCAGGTTTATCGGCACGTGCGCTGGCGCACCGGCTTTCTGCATGGCGTGCGTTTTACCGCTGGTTCGCTACGCGGGTGGCGCTGCCGTCGAACCCGGTGGGCGCCGTGCGGGCACCGAAGCAGCTCAAACCCTTGCCCAAGGCGCTGGCCGTTGATGATGCCCATACCTTGATGGAAGCCCCCGTCATGCCCGGCGCAGTGGGTTTGCGCGATCACGCGATTCTCGAACTGTTTTATTCATCGGGTTTGCGTCTGGCGGAGCTGACTGCGCTGGATGTCCAGTACGCTGACCATGACGGCTACCGCTCCAGTAGCTGGCTTAATCTGGAGGCGGCGGAAGTGAAGGTGTTGGGCAAGGGCCGCCGGGAACGCATCGTACCGGTAGGTGCGAAAGCGCTCGACGCGCTGCGGGCCTGGCTCGTTGCGCGGCCGCAATTGCTGCGTGACGATCCCGACCCCTTGTTTCTTTCGACGCGTGGCAAGCGGATGCCGATGAACAGCGTGCGTGACCGGGTGAAACTTGCGGCGCTTGTCGCCGGCATTCCGGCCAATGTGCATCCGCACGTGCTGCGCCATTCGTTTGCCACGCACATGCTGCAATCGAGCGGTGATTTGCGCGCGGTACAGGAGTTGCTCGGCCACTCCAGTATCGCGTCGACCCAGGTGTATACGGCGCTCGATTTTCAGCATCTGGCACGCGTTTACGACGCGGCGCATCCCCGCGCCAAAAAACGTGACTGA
- the hslU gene encoding ATP-dependent protease ATPase subunit HslU: protein MSTMTPAEIVSELDKHIIGQKRAKKAVAVALRNRWRRQQVGEPLRQEITPKNILMIGPTGVGKTEIARRLAKLADAPFIKIEATKFTEVGYVGRDVDSIVRDLIEISVKQTREAEMRKVRSKAEDQAEDRVLDIMLPTARPAGFAADAGDVPEESSSTRQTLRKRLREGLLDDRDIELDVELPQVGMDIMGPPGMEDMTEQIRSMFANIGGGKKALRKMKVKEALKLLTDEEAARMLNDEEVKARAVQNVEQNGIVFLDEIDKIASRSEGGGGGEVSRQGVQRDLLPLVEGTTINTKYGMVKTDHILFIASGAFHLAKPSDLIPELQGRFPIRVELDSLSVKDFEAILVATDASLVKQYQALLETEDVHLDFADDGIRRLAEIAFSVNEKTENIGARRLYTVIEKLLEEVSFAADKHAGQTVSIDAAYVDQALNEVADNEDLSRYVL, encoded by the coding sequence ATGAGCACCATGACCCCCGCCGAGATCGTCTCCGAACTCGACAAACACATCATTGGGCAAAAGCGGGCAAAGAAAGCCGTGGCGGTGGCGTTGCGCAACCGCTGGCGGCGCCAGCAGGTTGGCGAGCCGTTGCGTCAGGAAATCACGCCGAAGAACATTCTGATGATTGGCCCGACGGGCGTGGGCAAAACCGAAATTGCCCGGCGTCTGGCCAAGCTGGCGGATGCGCCGTTTATCAAGATTGAAGCGACTAAATTTACCGAAGTGGGTTATGTCGGGCGCGATGTCGATAGCATCGTGCGCGATCTGATCGAGATTTCGGTCAAGCAAACCCGCGAAGCCGAAATGCGCAAGGTTCGCAGCAAGGCGGAAGATCAGGCGGAAGACCGCGTGCTCGATATCATGCTGCCCACCGCGCGTCCGGCGGGTTTTGCGGCGGATGCGGGCGACGTGCCCGAAGAAAGCAGCAGTACGCGCCAGACCTTGCGCAAGCGTTTGCGCGAAGGCTTGCTGGATGACCGCGATATCGAACTCGATGTCGAGTTGCCACAAGTCGGCATGGACATCATGGGGCCGCCGGGCATGGAAGACATGACCGAGCAGATTCGCTCGATGTTTGCCAATATCGGCGGCGGCAAGAAGGCGCTGCGCAAGATGAAGGTCAAGGAAGCGCTCAAGCTGCTGACCGACGAAGAAGCCGCCAGGATGCTGAATGACGAAGAGGTCAAGGCCCGCGCGGTGCAAAACGTCGAACAGAACGGCATCGTGTTTCTGGACGAAATCGACAAGATCGCATCGCGCAGCGAAGGTGGTGGTGGCGGTGAGGTGTCACGTCAGGGCGTGCAGCGTGACCTGCTGCCACTGGTCGAAGGCACCACCATCAACACCAAATACGGCATGGTTAAAACCGATCACATTCTGTTTATTGCCAGCGGCGCTTTTCATCTGGCCAAGCCTAGTGATCTGATCCCCGAGCTGCAAGGACGCTTTCCGATTCGCGTCGAGCTGGATTCGCTTTCGGTCAAAGATTTCGAAGCGATTCTGGTTGCTACCGATGCCAGCCTCGTCAAGCAATATCAGGCGCTTCTCGAAACCGAAGACGTCCATCTCGATTTCGCGGATGACGGCATTCGACGGCTGGCGGAAATCGCTTTTTCAGTTAACGAGAAAACCGAGAATATCGGAGCGAGGCGGTTGTATACCGTGATCGAAAAGCTGCTTGAAGAGGTGTCGTTTGCGGCGGATAAACACGCGGGCCAAACGGTGAGCATTGATGCCGCCTATGTCGATCAGGCGCTCAACGAAGTCGCGGATAACGAAGATCTTTCGCGCTACGTGCTGTAG
- a CDS encoding DUF484 family protein encodes MNDREIAAYLLATPDFFVEHAEVLAAVRLANPHGKAAVSLQERQIEILREKNKMLERRLAELLRYGHENDSMATHFCHWTARVAAERDPHALPQVIAAGLREVFEVPQAALRVWGVAEPYRQADFTRQAGEEMRLFANSLVVPYCGANSGFEAAQWLLPSATAAAASLEGEASAAAAAAAAGTASVPDDSEKTESIVLLALRDPQAGADAPAFGLLVMGSPDPRRFHAGMATDFLTQIGTLASAALSRLLPR; translated from the coding sequence ATGAACGATCGAGAAATCGCTGCATACCTGCTTGCCACGCCTGACTTCTTTGTCGAGCATGCCGAGGTGCTGGCTGCTGTCCGGCTGGCGAATCCTCATGGCAAGGCTGCTGTGTCGTTGCAGGAGCGGCAAATAGAAATACTGCGCGAAAAAAACAAGATGCTGGAACGGCGTTTGGCGGAACTGCTGCGCTACGGCCATGAAAACGACAGCATGGCTACGCATTTTTGTCACTGGACCGCGCGGGTGGCTGCGGAGCGCGATCCTCATGCGCTACCGCAGGTGATCGCTGCGGGGCTGCGTGAAGTGTTCGAGGTGCCGCAGGCGGCATTGCGCGTCTGGGGCGTCGCGGAGCCTTATAGGCAAGCGGATTTCACCCGCCAGGCGGGTGAAGAAATGCGTCTCTTCGCCAATAGCCTCGTGGTGCCCTATTGCGGCGCGAATAGCGGCTTTGAAGCAGCCCAGTGGCTTTTGCCTTCCGCTACGGCTGCAGCGGCTAGCCTGGAAGGCGAGGCTTCAGCCGCTGCCGCTGCCGCTGCCGCTGGCACGGCGTCCGTGCCTGATGACAGCGAGAAGACCGAGTCGATCGTGTTGCTGGCCCTGCGCGATCCGCAAGCGGGGGCGGACGCCCCCGCTTTTGGCTTGCTGGTGATGGGCTCGCCCGACCCGCGGCGCTTCCACGCAGGGATGGCCACCGATTTTCTGACGCAGATTGGCACGCTCGCCAGCGCTGCGCTGAGCCGTCTGTTGCCACGCTGA
- the dksA gene encoding RNA polymerase-binding protein DksA codes for MTTKRLLTEDEILKMDDKDYMNADQLAFFKSKLEQLQAEIVRNAGQTTENLRETVIVPDPADRATIEEEHALELRTRDRERKLLKKVQQSLARIDSGDYGWCEETGEPIGIPRLLARPTATLSLEAQERRELRQKLFGD; via the coding sequence ATGACGACGAAACGACTCTTGACCGAAGACGAAATCCTTAAGATGGATGACAAGGATTATATGAACGCGGATCAGCTTGCTTTCTTCAAAAGCAAGCTTGAGCAGTTGCAGGCAGAAATTGTCCGCAATGCGGGCCAGACAACTGAGAATCTGCGCGAAACGGTCATCGTGCCCGATCCTGCCGACCGCGCGACGATCGAAGAAGAACACGCGCTTGAGTTGCGCACGCGCGACCGTGAACGCAAGCTCCTGAAGAAAGTACAGCAATCGCTGGCACGGATTGATTCGGGCGATTACGGCTGGTGCGAGGAGACAGGCGAGCCGATCGGCATTCCGCGTTTGCTGGCACGGCCCACGGCGACGCTGTCGCTCGAAGCGCAGGAGCGTCGGGAACTGCGGCAAAAACTGTTCGGTGATTGA
- a CDS encoding response regulator transcription factor has protein sequence MNKMNFLVIDDDEVFSGILARGLTRRGYTVSQAHDAREALLLADQQTFGQITIDLHLGNDSGLTLIAPLRKAQPEARMLVLTGYASIATAVQAVKDGADNYLAKPANVETILAALQSEASELQAEEALEHPVPLSVARLEWEHIQRVLTEHAGNVSATARALNMHRRTLQRKLAKRPVRQ, from the coding sequence ATGAACAAAATGAATTTTCTGGTGATCGACGACGACGAGGTCTTTTCCGGCATTCTGGCGCGTGGCCTGACGCGGCGCGGTTATACCGTGTCGCAGGCGCACGACGCCAGAGAAGCGCTGCTCCTGGCGGATCAGCAAACATTTGGCCAAATCACCATCGATCTGCATCTGGGCAACGATTCCGGCCTCACGCTGATTGCCCCGTTACGCAAGGCACAGCCGGAAGCCCGCATGCTGGTGTTGACGGGTTACGCCAGCATTGCCACCGCAGTGCAAGCAGTAAAAGATGGCGCGGACAACTATCTGGCGAAGCCGGCCAATGTCGAAACCATCTTGGCGGCGCTACAAAGCGAAGCCAGCGAACTTCAGGCGGAAGAAGCGCTGGAGCATCCGGTTCCGCTCTCGGTGGCACGGCTTGAATGGGAGCATATCCAGCGCGTGCTAACAGAACATGCGGGTAATGTGTCGGCCACCGCACGCGCGCTGAACATGCATCGGCGAACACTGCAACGCAAACTGGCTAAACGGCCAGTCAGGCAGTAA
- the hslV gene encoding ATP-dependent protease subunit HslV, whose product MEQFHGTTIVSVRRGDKVALGGDGQVTLGNIVMKGGAKKVRRIFNGQVLVGFAGGTADAFSLLDRFEAKLEKHQGNLTRAAVELAKDWRTDRMLRRLEAMLITADAHTTLVITGNGDVLDPEGGICAIGSGGAYAQAAAKALADNTALSPREIVEKSLEIAGDMCIYTNHNRVIETIE is encoded by the coding sequence ATGGAGCAATTTCACGGCACGACGATCGTTTCTGTGCGACGTGGCGACAAGGTCGCGCTAGGCGGTGACGGTCAGGTCACGCTGGGCAATATCGTGATGAAAGGCGGGGCGAAAAAAGTTCGGCGTATTTTTAACGGTCAGGTGCTGGTGGGGTTTGCGGGCGGCACGGCCGACGCGTTTTCGCTGCTCGACCGTTTTGAAGCGAAGCTCGAAAAGCATCAGGGCAATCTCACTCGCGCCGCGGTCGAACTGGCCAAGGACTGGCGTACCGATCGCATGCTGCGGCGGCTTGAAGCCATGCTGATTACCGCCGATGCGCACACCACGCTGGTCATCACGGGCAATGGCGATGTGCTCGATCCAGAAGGCGGCATTTGCGCCATTGGTTCAGGCGGCGCCTATGCCCAGGCAGCAGCGAAGGCGCTGGCTGACAATACCGCGCTATCGCCCCGCGAAATCGTCGAAAAATCGCTCGAAATTGCTGGCGACATGTGCATTTACACCAATCACAACCGCGTTATCGAGACCATCGAGTAA